In one Streptomyces venezuelae genomic region, the following are encoded:
- a CDS encoding peptidoglycan-binding domain-containing protein, which yields MAGQRDEEAAAEGAGGAGGDAVDRVRARSVAAAAAADFDPLRIRPYVSLPDPAGSSAERSGDEGGGVAAGRPLTASSDARRFVSYANPETDAKPDAKPDTGAATKAEPAVDPHEDADPHETRRLRKRPLALLAVTGAVAAVTAATVFAVGLLSSASDGPTRDRTLPDDLTSAYADPTKPAAPSAHTSASSSRAPSAPASVRPSRSASPTRSTLPSSPPPSSEPPSTARATGSVGTSASPPRGTAGATLRQGDKGAQVTELQGRLAQLYLYVGEVDGSYTYEVTAAVRRYQWARGLRDDAPGEYGRETRRSLESETTKP from the coding sequence GTGGCCGGACAGCGGGACGAGGAAGCAGCCGCTGAGGGGGCGGGTGGCGCCGGTGGCGATGCGGTGGATCGGGTGCGGGCCCGGTCCGTCGCCGCGGCGGCCGCGGCGGACTTCGATCCGCTGCGGATACGGCCGTACGTTTCGCTGCCTGATCCCGCGGGGTCGTCCGCCGAGCGCTCCGGGGACGAGGGTGGGGGTGTCGCCGCGGGCCGCCCTTTGACCGCCTCCTCGGACGCACGGCGATTCGTGTCGTATGCGAATCCGGAGACGGATGCGAAGCCGGATGCGAAGCCGGATACGGGGGCGGCGACGAAAGCGGAACCGGCGGTCGACCCGCACGAGGACGCCGACCCCCACGAGACGCGACGCCTCCGCAAACGCCCCCTCGCCCTGCTCGCCGTCACCGGCGCCGTCGCCGCCGTGACCGCCGCCACCGTCTTCGCGGTCGGGCTGCTCTCCTCGGCCTCGGACGGGCCGACCCGGGACAGGACGCTGCCGGACGACCTCACGTCGGCCTACGCGGACCCCACGAAGCCCGCGGCGCCCTCAGCGCACACGTCCGCCTCGTCCTCACGCGCCCCCTCCGCCCCGGCAAGCGTCCGGCCCTCGCGATCCGCGTCGCCCACGCGCTCGACGCTGCCCTCCTCGCCCCCGCCCTCGTCCGAGCCTCCGTCGACGGCGCGTGCGACGGGGTCGGTGGGCACGTCCGCGTCACCGCCGCGCGGGACGGCGGGCGCGACGCTGCGACAGGGAGACAAGGGAGCGCAGGTCACGGAGTTGCAGGGCAGGCTGGCGCAGCTGTACCTGTACGTGGGCGAAGTGGACGGCTCGTACACGTACGAGGTCACCGCGGCCGTACGCCGCTACCAGTGGGCCCGCGGCCTCAGAGACGACGCACCGGGCGAATACGGCCGCGAAACACGCCGCAGCCTGGAATCGGAGACGACGAAGCCCTGA
- a CDS encoding FHA domain-containing protein, giving the protein MLELTMASVSGADAGATAGMLMAEAPSEPGAVLRVGRDRNVCRLVTPDDWLFVSRTHLEFRCGPDGAWSVSWLRGSNPDPASEVRLLSGGTARTLVYGGAAPLPRGGSGEVVIRDRFGPRSVNVGYYHES; this is encoded by the coding sequence GTGCTGGAACTGACCATGGCCTCGGTGTCCGGGGCGGACGCGGGTGCCACCGCGGGCATGCTGATGGCCGAGGCGCCGAGCGAACCGGGTGCGGTGCTGCGGGTCGGGCGGGACAGGAACGTGTGCCGCCTGGTGACGCCCGACGACTGGCTGTTCGTCTCCCGTACGCACCTGGAGTTCCGCTGCGGGCCCGACGGGGCCTGGTCCGTGAGCTGGCTGCGCGGTTCGAACCCCGATCCGGCCTCCGAGGTGCGGCTGCTGTCCGGGGGTACGGCGCGGACCCTCGTGTACGGAGGGGCCGCGCCGTTGCCCCGGGGCGGCTCCGGCGAGGTCGTCATCCGGGACCGGTTCGGGCCGCGGAGCGTGAACGTCGGTTACTACCACGAGAGTTGA
- a CDS encoding HNH endonuclease family protein, giving the protein MSAVYARRRTRFTRPAFAAAAVALASAATLVTGTSAQAAPPAPVSAATARTYLGGLTVKAEGSSDGYSRDKFPHWKTQSGACNTREVVLKRDGTNVQQDSSCAATSGTWKSAYDGATWTVASDLDIDHVVPLSEAWKSGANSWTTAQREGFANDLTRPQLIAVTDNVNQAKGDKDPAEWMPPTASYHCYYARMWVDVKHHYNLSVNTEEKSKLTSVLSGC; this is encoded by the coding sequence ATGTCCGCTGTCTACGCGCGTCGACGCACCCGCTTCACCCGGCCCGCCTTCGCCGCCGCAGCCGTCGCCCTCGCATCCGCCGCCACCCTCGTCACCGGCACCTCCGCCCAGGCCGCTCCCCCGGCCCCGGTCAGCGCCGCCACCGCCCGGACCTACCTCGGCGGCCTCACCGTCAAGGCCGAGGGCTCCTCCGACGGCTACAGCCGCGACAAGTTCCCGCACTGGAAGACGCAGTCCGGCGCCTGCAACACCCGCGAGGTCGTCCTCAAGCGCGACGGCACGAACGTCCAGCAGGACTCCAGCTGCGCCGCCACCTCCGGCACCTGGAAGTCCGCCTACGACGGCGCCACCTGGACCGTCGCGTCCGACCTCGACATCGACCACGTCGTGCCGCTCTCCGAGGCCTGGAAGTCCGGCGCGAACAGCTGGACCACCGCGCAGCGCGAGGGCTTCGCCAACGACCTGACCCGGCCGCAGCTGATCGCCGTGACCGACAACGTGAACCAGGCCAAGGGCGACAAGGACCCGGCGGAGTGGATGCCGCCCACCGCCTCGTACCACTGCTACTACGCCCGGATGTGGGTGGACGTGAAGCACCACTACAACCTGAGCGTGAACACCGAGGAGAAGAGCAAGCTCACCTCCGTCCTCAGCGGCTGCTGA
- a CDS encoding MFS transporter, producing the protein MSQDVSAHPMGEGPGPVPMHAASGHAGNGHPPGGVLISIGALLLGMLLAALDQTIVSTALPTIVSDLGGMDHLSWVVTAYMLAATAATPLWGKLGDQYGRKKLFQTAIAIFLVGSALCGMAQNMPQLIGFRALQGLGGGGLMVLSMAIVGDLVSPRERGKYQGLFGAVFGATSVLGPLLGGLFTEHLSWRWVFYVNLPIGVIALVVIATTLHIPVRGTRHTIDYLGTFLIASVATCLVLVASLGGTTWAWGSAQIIGLAVLGVVLAVVFVAVERRAAEPVLPLKLFRIRTFALSAVISFIVGFAMFGAMTYLPTFLQVVQGVTPTMSGVHMLPMVAGMLLSTTASGQIVSRTGRWKVFPIAGTAVTTIGLLLLHQLDENSGTAEMSVFFFVFGLGLGLVMQVLVLIVQNAVSYEDLGVATSGATFFRSIGASFGVAIFGTIFTNRLGDKLTDALAAQQLPPGLSVRTLEADPRGIARLPADLRPDALHAYASSITDVFLYAAPVAFAAFVLAWFLREDKLRASVTAPDPTQTLASNPVERSSYDECARALSVLGTREGRRAIYEKITARAGHDLLPASSWLLLRIARHGSVEPGVLAERTTVPLTVVTAAARQVEERRLARRRGLEMVLTPQGHEVAATLAKAREESLSELLGDWWNADRPTDLVQLVEELSSELCGSESERPRGDGATVVRAA; encoded by the coding sequence ATGTCGCAGGATGTCAGCGCCCACCCCATGGGAGAGGGGCCCGGCCCCGTCCCGATGCACGCGGCGAGCGGCCACGCCGGGAACGGGCATCCGCCCGGCGGCGTACTGATCTCCATCGGCGCGCTGCTCCTCGGCATGCTGCTCGCGGCCCTCGACCAGACCATCGTCTCCACCGCGCTGCCGACCATCGTCAGCGACCTCGGCGGCATGGACCACCTGTCGTGGGTCGTCACCGCGTACATGCTGGCCGCGACGGCCGCGACCCCGCTCTGGGGCAAGCTCGGCGACCAGTACGGCCGCAAGAAGCTGTTCCAGACCGCGATCGCGATCTTCCTGGTCGGCTCGGCGCTCTGCGGCATGGCGCAGAACATGCCGCAGCTCATCGGCTTCCGCGCGCTCCAGGGACTCGGCGGCGGCGGTCTGATGGTGCTGTCGATGGCGATCGTCGGCGACCTCGTCTCGCCGCGCGAACGCGGCAAGTACCAGGGCCTGTTCGGCGCGGTCTTCGGCGCGACCAGCGTCCTCGGGCCGCTGCTCGGCGGACTCTTCACGGAGCATCTCAGCTGGCGCTGGGTCTTCTACGTCAATCTGCCCATCGGCGTGATCGCGCTCGTCGTCATCGCCACCACGCTGCACATCCCGGTGCGTGGCACCCGCCACACCATCGACTACCTGGGCACCTTCCTCATCGCCTCCGTCGCCACCTGTCTCGTCCTCGTCGCCTCGCTCGGCGGCACCACGTGGGCCTGGGGATCGGCGCAGATCATCGGGCTCGCGGTGCTCGGCGTGGTGCTCGCCGTGGTGTTCGTGGCGGTGGAGCGCAGGGCCGCCGAACCGGTCCTCCCGCTCAAGCTCTTCCGGATCCGCACCTTCGCCCTGTCCGCGGTGATCAGCTTCATCGTGGGCTTCGCGATGTTCGGCGCGATGACCTACCTGCCGACGTTCCTGCAGGTCGTGCAGGGGGTCACCCCCACGATGTCGGGCGTCCACATGCTGCCGATGGTGGCGGGCATGCTGCTCTCCACCACCGCGTCCGGGCAGATCGTCAGCCGTACGGGCCGCTGGAAGGTCTTCCCGATCGCGGGTACGGCCGTCACCACGATCGGCCTGCTCCTCCTCCACCAGCTGGACGAGAACAGCGGCACCGCCGAGATGAGCGTGTTCTTCTTCGTCTTCGGCCTGGGACTCGGCCTCGTCATGCAGGTCCTCGTCCTCATCGTGCAGAACGCCGTCAGCTACGAGGACCTGGGCGTCGCCACGTCCGGCGCGACGTTCTTCCGCTCCATCGGCGCGTCCTTCGGCGTCGCGATCTTCGGCACGATCTTCACCAACCGGCTCGGCGACAAGCTCACCGACGCCCTCGCCGCGCAGCAGCTGCCGCCGGGGCTGAGCGTGCGCACCCTGGAGGCGGACCCGCGCGGCATCGCGCGGCTCCCCGCGGACCTGCGCCCCGACGCCCTGCACGCGTACGCCTCGTCGATCACGGACGTCTTCCTGTATGCGGCGCCCGTCGCCTTCGCCGCCTTCGTCCTCGCCTGGTTCCTGCGCGAGGACAAGCTGCGCGCCTCGGTCACGGCGCCCGACCCGACGCAGACGCTGGCCAGCAATCCGGTGGAGCGTTCGTCGTACGACGAGTGCGCGCGGGCCCTGTCGGTCCTCGGGACGCGCGAGGGCAGGCGCGCGATCTACGAGAAGATCACGGCGCGGGCCGGCCACGACCTGCTGCCCGCGTCGAGCTGGCTGCTCCTGCGCATCGCCCGGCACGGCTCCGTCGAACCGGGCGTCCTCGCCGAGCGCACCACCGTGCCGCTGACCGTCGTCACGGCCGCCGCCCGCCAGGTCGAGGAGCGGCGCCTGGCGCGCCGACGCGGCCTGGAGATGGTGCTCACTCCCCAGGGCCACGAGGTCGCGGCCACACTGGCCAAGGCCCGCGAGGAGTCCCTGTCGGAGCTGCTCGGCGACTGGTGGAACGCCGACCGCCCCACGGACCTGGTCCAGCTCGTCGAGGAGCTCAGCTCCGAACTGTGCGGCTCGGAGTCTGAGCGGCCGCGGGGCGACGGGGCGACGGTGGTACGCGCGGCGTGA
- a CDS encoding O-methyltransferase, which translates to MTQQQWDSVDDYFTGLLAPADEALTAALHDSDAAGLPQIAVSPNQGKLLHLLARTQGARRVLEIGTLGGYSTIWLARALPADGRVVTLEHNPAHADVARGNIARAGLDKIVEVRVGPALESLTVLGAEHAAHPEPFDLVFIDADKANNARYLEWALELTRPGSLIILDNVVRGGAVTDAAGTDPAVLGTRAALELIAEHPKLSGTAVQTVGTKGYDGFALARVLD; encoded by the coding sequence ATGACCCAGCAACAGTGGGACTCCGTCGACGACTACTTCACCGGCCTCCTCGCCCCCGCGGACGAGGCCCTGACCGCCGCCCTCCACGACAGCGACGCCGCCGGTCTGCCGCAGATCGCCGTCTCCCCGAACCAGGGCAAGCTGCTCCATCTCCTCGCCCGGACCCAGGGCGCCCGCCGCGTCCTGGAGATCGGCACCCTCGGCGGCTACAGCACCATCTGGCTGGCCCGCGCCCTGCCCGCCGACGGCCGCGTCGTCACCCTCGAACACAACCCCGCGCATGCCGACGTGGCCCGCGGCAACATCGCCCGCGCCGGGCTCGACAAGATCGTCGAAGTGCGCGTCGGCCCCGCCCTGGAATCGCTCACCGTGCTCGGCGCCGAACACGCCGCGCACCCCGAACCCTTCGACCTCGTCTTCATCGACGCCGACAAGGCCAACAACGCGCGCTATCTGGAGTGGGCGCTCGAACTCACCCGCCCCGGCAGCCTGATCATCCTCGACAACGTCGTGCGGGGCGGCGCGGTGACCGACGCCGCCGGCACCGACCCGGCCGTGCTGGGCACCCGCGCGGCACTCGAACTCATCGCGGAGCACCCCAAGTTGTCCGGCACGGCGGTGCAGACGGTGGGCACCAAGGGGTACGACGGCTTCGCGCTGGCCCGCGTACTCGACTGA
- a CDS encoding DUF1992 domain-containing protein: protein MTERKPPGVNFESWIDKQIREAEERGDFASLPGRGRPLPEGPDPTYDEMWWVKRKMAREGLSCLSPTLALRKEAEDTLAAAADAPSERVARRLMTELNEKIRTALRTPPPGPPLGLAPFDVEEVARDWRDRHGERHAD, encoded by the coding sequence ATGACTGAGCGCAAGCCACCTGGAGTCAATTTCGAGTCCTGGATCGACAAGCAGATCCGCGAGGCGGAAGAACGCGGGGACTTCGCCTCCCTGCCCGGAAGGGGCCGGCCGCTGCCCGAGGGCCCCGACCCCACGTACGACGAAATGTGGTGGGTGAAGCGGAAGATGGCGCGCGAGGGCCTCTCCTGCCTCTCCCCCACGCTCGCCCTGCGCAAAGAGGCCGAGGACACCCTGGCCGCCGCGGCCGACGCACCCTCCGAGCGCGTGGCGCGCAGGCTCATGACGGAACTCAACGAGAAGATCCGCACCGCACTCCGTACGCCGCCGCCGGGTCCACCGCTCGGCCTCGCGCCCTTCGACGTCGAGGAAGTGGCCCGCGACTGGCGGGACCGCCACGGGGAACGCCACGCTGACTGA
- a CDS encoding alkaline phosphatase D family protein, whose product MARLRLGPLLRYVDGSTATVWVEADRPCTAEVRCADGAGGAARTFQISGHHYALVPVTGLTPGTETAYEVRLGDDAAAAVWPLPDSPFPASTIRTPAESGAGDEELRVTFGSCRWAAPPSGEHDPVGPDALDTLAARIAADPASERPDVLLLLGDQVYADQTSKATQRWLAARRDLTAPPGAQVADYEEYTHLYDESWLDPEVRWLLSTVPSNMVFDDHDVIDDWNTSASWVAEMRATPWWRERILSGLMSYWVYQHLGNLPPDELAHDKLYASVCATPDGTDVLRAFAATADADAGAARWSYRRDFGRVRLLMVDTRAARVLAEGERAMLDAAEAEWVREQALADPGTYDHLLIGTSLPWLLPHLIHDAEGWNAALCRGERGERWARFGENLRRRSDLEHWAAFPASFEALTALIAEAGSGPGAPATVCVLSGDVHHAYVAEPNWPGGDGPDARVLQLTCSPVHNSIPRSIRLGFRFGWSRVGRRLGRRFARHAKVSQAGIDWRRTGGPWFGNQLMTLTLRGRSARLRLDQARAVRGGGVRLETADETRLS is encoded by the coding sequence GTGGCACGGCTGCGCCTGGGTCCACTGCTGAGGTACGTCGACGGTTCCACGGCGACCGTCTGGGTCGAGGCCGACCGGCCCTGCACCGCCGAGGTGCGGTGCGCGGACGGCGCGGGCGGCGCGGCGCGGACCTTCCAGATCTCCGGCCATCACTACGCGCTCGTGCCCGTCACCGGCCTGACGCCGGGCACGGAGACGGCGTACGAGGTGCGGCTCGGCGACGACGCGGCCGCCGCCGTGTGGCCGCTGCCCGATTCGCCCTTCCCCGCGAGCACCATCCGCACGCCCGCGGAGTCCGGCGCGGGCGACGAGGAGCTGCGGGTCACGTTCGGCTCCTGCCGGTGGGCCGCCCCGCCCTCCGGCGAGCACGACCCCGTGGGGCCCGACGCGCTGGACACGCTCGCCGCCCGCATCGCCGCCGACCCGGCCTCCGAACGCCCGGACGTGCTGCTGCTCCTGGGCGATCAGGTGTACGCGGACCAGACCTCCAAGGCCACCCAGCGCTGGCTCGCCGCCCGCCGCGACCTCACCGCCCCTCCGGGTGCGCAGGTCGCTGACTACGAGGAGTACACGCACCTCTATGACGAGTCCTGGCTCGACCCGGAGGTGCGCTGGCTCCTGTCGACCGTCCCCAGCAACATGGTCTTCGATGATCACGACGTGATCGACGACTGGAACACCAGCGCCTCCTGGGTCGCCGAGATGCGGGCCACGCCCTGGTGGCGCGAGCGGATCCTGAGCGGCCTCATGTCGTACTGGGTCTACCAGCACCTCGGCAACCTGCCCCCCGACGAACTGGCCCACGACAAGCTCTACGCCTCCGTGTGCGCGACCCCGGACGGCACGGACGTGCTCCGCGCCTTCGCCGCCACGGCCGACGCGGACGCGGGCGCCGCCCGCTGGAGCTACCGACGGGACTTCGGGCGGGTCCGGCTGCTGATGGTGGACACCCGCGCGGCCCGCGTCCTCGCGGAGGGCGAGCGCGCGATGCTCGACGCCGCCGAGGCGGAGTGGGTGCGCGAACAGGCCCTCGCGGATCCGGGGACGTACGACCATCTCCTCATCGGCACCTCGCTGCCCTGGCTGCTCCCCCACCTCATCCATGACGCCGAGGGGTGGAACGCCGCGCTCTGCCGGGGTGAGCGCGGCGAGCGCTGGGCCCGGTTCGGGGAGAACCTGCGGCGGCGCTCCGACCTGGAGCACTGGGCCGCGTTCCCGGCCTCCTTCGAAGCGCTCACCGCGCTGATCGCGGAGGCGGGTTCGGGCCCGGGGGCTCCCGCGACGGTCTGCGTGCTCTCCGGCGACGTCCACCATGCCTACGTGGCCGAGCCGAACTGGCCCGGAGGCGACGGGCCCGACGCGCGGGTGCTCCAGCTGACCTGCTCGCCGGTCCACAACTCCATCCCCAGGTCGATCAGGCTCGGGTTCCGCTTCGGCTGGAGCCGGGTGGGACGCCGCCTCGGGCGACGGTTCGCCCGGCACGCCAAGGTGTCGCAGGCGGGCATCGACTGGCGCAGGACGGGCGGCCCCTGGTTCGGCAATCAGCTCATGACGCTCACCCTGCGCGGCCGTTCGGCACGGCTGAGGCTGGATCAGGCGCGGGCGGTGCGGGGCGGGGGCGTACGCCTCGAGACGGCGGACGAGACGCGGCTTTCGTGA
- a CDS encoding HAD-IA family hydrolase has protein sequence MTATATTADLVAPVLTARAVLLDMDGTLVNSDAVVERCWQRWSARHGLDFDEVIKVVHGRQGYASMAVLLPERPMEENYAENREMLAAETADMEGVVPVPGAPAFLAALTGLRLPHALVTSADVPLSTGRMAAAGLALPDVRVTAESVGASKPDPEGFLKGAAALGFDPADCIVFEDSEAGIRAGQAAGMRVVGVGPRAGQFGPTVHVEDLTGVGVADAGDGSIRLTFD, from the coding sequence ATGACGGCCACGGCCACGACCGCCGACCTTGTCGCACCCGTCCTGACCGCCCGCGCCGTCCTCCTCGACATGGACGGCACCCTCGTCAACTCCGACGCCGTCGTCGAACGCTGCTGGCAGCGCTGGTCCGCACGGCACGGCCTCGACTTCGACGAGGTCATCAAGGTCGTCCACGGGCGGCAGGGGTACGCGTCCATGGCGGTGCTGCTGCCCGAGCGGCCCATGGAGGAGAACTACGCGGAGAACCGCGAGATGCTCGCCGCCGAGACCGCCGACATGGAGGGCGTCGTCCCGGTACCGGGCGCCCCCGCGTTCCTGGCCGCCCTGACCGGCCTGCGCCTGCCGCACGCGCTCGTGACCTCCGCCGACGTGCCGCTGTCCACCGGACGGATGGCCGCGGCCGGGCTCGCCCTGCCGGACGTGCGGGTGACCGCGGAGAGCGTCGGCGCGAGCAAGCCGGACCCCGAGGGGTTCCTCAAGGGAGCGGCCGCGCTCGGCTTCGACCCGGCGGACTGCATCGTCTTCGAGGACTCCGAGGCGGGAATCCGCGCGGGCCAGGCGGCCGGCATGCGCGTCGTGGGCGTGGGCCCGCGCGCCGGACAGTTCGGCCCCACGGTGCACGTCGAGGACCTGACGGGGGTCGGGGTGGCCGACGCGGGCGACGGCTCGATCCGCCTCACGTTCGACTGA
- a CDS encoding GNAT family N-acetyltransferase, translating to MTKPVPVAPALTTAAATWSVAAEAYDSDVVRALWRAYYTEVSDRWYLLHEGRVTEPVELEREIAAESGSDLAAPGGALLVARYGGEPAGTAGVRLLDASTAELKRVFVREDMRGRGGAAVLLAAVEDAARALGAERVVLDTRTDLVEARALYARHGYEETEPLTVRPYAEHWFAKKLV from the coding sequence ATGACCAAGCCTGTCCCCGTGGCCCCCGCCCTCACCACCGCAGCCGCCACCTGGAGTGTCGCGGCCGAGGCGTATGACTCCGATGTCGTGCGCGCGCTCTGGCGCGCGTACTACACCGAGGTCAGCGATCGCTGGTACCTGCTGCACGAGGGGCGGGTCACGGAGCCCGTCGAGCTGGAACGGGAGATCGCCGCCGAGAGCGGGAGCGATCTCGCCGCGCCCGGCGGGGCGCTGCTCGTCGCGCGGTACGGGGGCGAGCCCGCCGGTACCGCCGGCGTGCGGCTGCTGGATGCGTCGACCGCCGAGCTCAAGCGCGTGTTCGTACGCGAGGACATGCGGGGCAGGGGCGGCGCCGCCGTTCTCCTCGCCGCCGTCGAGGACGCCGCCCGGGCGCTCGGGGCCGAGCGGGTCGTCCTCGACACCCGTACCGATCTCGTCGAGGCCCGCGCGCTGTACGCGCGGCACGGGTACGAGGAGACCGAGCCGCTGACCGTGCGGCCCTACGCCGAGCACTGGTTCGCCAAGAAGCTGGTCTGA
- a CDS encoding TMEM165/GDT1 family protein — protein MISFSVMALVFGVVFLAELPDKTALAGLVLGTRYRASYVFAGVAAAFTVHVVLAVAAGSVLTLLPQQLVHALTGVLFLAGAAMLLFKGGDDEEEVKQPENQSFWKVSGAGFMLILVAEFGDLTQIMTANLAARYDDPISVGLGAVLALWAVAGLGIVGGKALMKRVPLSLITKIAALLMLGLGVWSLYEAIAA, from the coding sequence TTGATCAGCTTCAGCGTGATGGCGCTCGTCTTCGGCGTCGTCTTCCTGGCCGAGCTGCCGGACAAGACCGCACTGGCCGGTCTCGTCCTCGGCACGCGCTACCGCGCCTCCTACGTCTTCGCGGGCGTCGCCGCCGCCTTCACCGTCCACGTGGTGCTCGCCGTCGCGGCGGGCAGTGTCCTGACCCTGCTCCCGCAGCAGCTGGTCCACGCGCTCACGGGCGTCCTCTTCCTGGCCGGCGCCGCGATGCTGCTGTTCAAGGGCGGCGACGACGAGGAAGAGGTCAAGCAGCCCGAGAACCAGAGCTTCTGGAAGGTGTCCGGCGCGGGCTTCATGCTCATCCTCGTCGCCGAGTTCGGCGATCTGACGCAGATCATGACCGCCAACCTGGCCGCCCGCTACGACGACCCGATCTCCGTGGGCCTCGGCGCGGTGCTCGCCCTGTGGGCGGTCGCCGGGCTCGGCATCGTCGGCGGAAAGGCGCTGATGAAGCGGGTTCCGCTGTCGCTCATCACGAAGATCGCGGCCCTGCTGATGCTGGGGCTCGGGGTGTGGAGCCTCTACGAGGCGATCGCCGCCTGA
- a CDS encoding antibiotic biosynthesis monooxygenase family protein: MSVVKINVLTVPADRRETLEKRFASRAGAVENSDGFEWFELLRPIEGTDDYLVYTRWRDEESFQAWMEGPMKSAHQGGGDRPKPAASGSSVWSFEVVQQAAPKGE; this comes from the coding sequence ATGAGCGTAGTGAAGATCAACGTCCTGACCGTCCCCGCCGACCGGCGCGAGACCCTCGAGAAGCGCTTCGCGTCCCGCGCCGGTGCCGTCGAGAACTCGGACGGCTTCGAGTGGTTCGAGCTCCTCCGCCCCATCGAGGGCACCGACGACTACTTGGTCTACACGCGCTGGCGTGACGAGGAGTCGTTCCAGGCCTGGATGGAGGGCCCGATGAAGTCGGCCCACCAGGGCGGCGGCGACCGCCCGAAGCCCGCCGCGAGCGGCTCCTCGGTCTGGTCCTTCGAGGTCGTGCAGCAGGCGGCCCCCAAGGGCGAGTAG